A stretch of Nonomuraea africana DNA encodes these proteins:
- a CDS encoding response regulator gives MTIRVLVADDHAAVRAGIVLVLGGAGDIEVVGQAGDGEEAVAMARELRPDVVLMDVRMPKMDGISATRELAGVTDVLILTTFDVDEYVFGALRAGAAGFLLKNTDAESLVDAVRLVARGDGLISPAVTRRLISAFAEQPVRREPPTDLLTPREREVLACVARGLSNAEIAKELDMAEATTKTHVSRVLNKLGLRSRVQAAIYYSEGN, from the coding sequence GTGACGATCAGGGTGCTGGTCGCCGACGACCATGCGGCGGTCAGGGCGGGCATCGTGCTGGTCCTGGGCGGCGCCGGCGACATCGAGGTGGTCGGGCAGGCGGGCGACGGCGAGGAGGCCGTCGCGATGGCCCGCGAGCTCCGGCCCGACGTGGTGCTGATGGACGTCAGGATGCCGAAGATGGACGGCATCTCGGCCACCAGGGAACTGGCCGGCGTGACCGACGTGCTGATCCTGACGACGTTCGACGTCGACGAGTACGTCTTCGGCGCGTTGCGGGCGGGCGCGGCGGGGTTCCTGCTCAAGAACACCGACGCCGAGTCGCTGGTGGACGCGGTGCGCCTGGTGGCGAGGGGCGACGGGCTGATCTCTCCCGCGGTGACCCGCCGGTTGATCTCCGCCTTCGCCGAGCAGCCCGTACGGCGCGAGCCGCCGACCGACCTGCTGACTCCCCGAGAGCGCGAGGTGCTCGCATGCGTGGCCAGGGGCCTGTCGAATGCGGAGATCGCCAAAGAGCTCGACATGGCCGAGGCGACGACCAAGACTCATGTCAGCAGGGTGCTCAACAAGCTCGGGCTGAGAAGTCGCGTGCAGGCCGCCATCTACTACTCCGAGGGGAACTGA
- a CDS encoding MaoC family dehydratase — MRSFANVQELKAAVGETVGPTEWRTVTQEQVNLFADATDDHQWIHVDPERAKETPFGGTIAHGFLTLSLLPSFLTELMSVGQIQMAVNFGLNKVRFPKPVPVGSRVRASGELVDVKNSPAGQLATIKVSVEVEGERRPVCVAEALLLYVPVSE, encoded by the coding sequence ATGCGGAGCTTTGCGAACGTCCAGGAGTTGAAGGCGGCGGTCGGCGAGACGGTCGGCCCGACCGAGTGGCGCACGGTCACTCAGGAGCAGGTCAACCTCTTCGCCGACGCCACCGACGACCACCAGTGGATCCACGTCGACCCCGAGCGGGCGAAGGAGACCCCGTTCGGCGGCACGATCGCCCACGGCTTCCTGACGCTGTCGCTGCTCCCGTCGTTCCTGACCGAGCTGATGAGCGTCGGCCAGATCCAGATGGCGGTCAACTTCGGCCTCAACAAGGTCCGCTTCCCGAAGCCGGTGCCGGTCGGCTCACGGGTGCGGGCCAGCGGCGAGCTGGTCGACGTCAAGAACAGCCCCGCCGGCCAGCTGGCCACCATCAAGGTCTCGGTCGAGGTGGAGGGCGAGCGACGGCCCGTGTGCGTCGCCGAGGCGCTGCTGCTCTACGTACCGGTCAGCGAGTAG
- a CDS encoding sigma factor: MRPLFVEFEEFVRARGSALLRYGYVLTGSAHDAADLVQEILLKLADRWDKVDSPEAYARWQGARHGWSPPSPASTRASRRSR, translated from the coding sequence ATGCGTCCCCTGTTCGTGGAGTTCGAAGAGTTCGTCCGTGCCAGGGGTTCGGCGCTGTTGCGCTACGGCTACGTGCTGACCGGCAGCGCGCACGACGCCGCCGATCTGGTGCAGGAGATCCTGCTCAAGCTCGCCGACCGCTGGGACAAGGTCGACAGCCCCGAGGCGTACGCGCGCTGGCAGGGGGCGAGGCACGGCTGGTCGCCACCTTCACCGGCGAGCACCAGGGCATCGAGGCGATCGCGGTGA
- a CDS encoding AAA family ATPase yields the protein MDPVRNPYAPGAGQRPPELAGRDRELQQFEVVLERVARGRPERSMVVTGLRGVGKTVLLNTFKSMAMQRLWGTGKIEARPDQSIRRPVAAALHMAIRELAPRHRGPERIEEFLGVLKAFAMRDPAAAKGTSHWSPGIDVPASRGRADSGDLEIDLTELFVDAASVATDLGVGVALFIDEMQDVQATDISALCAACHELSQTGGPLIVVGAGLPHLPSVLSASKSYSERLFRYARLDKLDRDAADMALLVPAREEGVEFTQEALDALYEAADGYPYFVQAYGKVAWDYAPRTPITLDDVKVSAPEAEEELAVGFFGSRYERATPAERDYMHAMAAIGDEPVATSDVADSLGRKPSSLSPARDSLIKKGLIYSAERGLIAFTVPHFGRFLRAQPI from the coding sequence GTGGACCCTGTGCGCAATCCCTATGCCCCCGGCGCCGGGCAGCGCCCGCCCGAGCTCGCCGGCCGTGATCGTGAGCTCCAGCAGTTCGAGGTCGTCCTGGAGCGAGTGGCCCGTGGCCGTCCCGAGCGCAGCATGGTCGTGACCGGCCTGCGCGGCGTCGGCAAGACCGTCCTCCTCAACACCTTCAAGTCCATGGCGATGCAGCGGCTGTGGGGCACCGGCAAGATCGAGGCCAGGCCCGACCAGTCGATCCGCCGGCCCGTCGCCGCGGCGCTGCACATGGCGATCCGCGAGCTGGCCCCCCGGCACCGCGGGCCCGAGCGCATCGAGGAGTTCCTCGGCGTGCTCAAGGCCTTCGCGATGCGCGACCCAGCCGCGGCGAAGGGCACCTCCCACTGGTCGCCCGGCATCGACGTGCCCGCGAGCCGCGGCCGGGCCGACTCCGGCGACCTCGAGATCGACCTCACCGAGCTGTTCGTCGACGCGGCGAGCGTGGCCACCGACCTCGGGGTGGGTGTCGCGCTCTTCATCGACGAGATGCAGGACGTGCAGGCGACCGACATCTCCGCGCTCTGCGCCGCCTGTCACGAGCTGTCGCAGACCGGCGGGCCGCTGATCGTGGTCGGCGCGGGTCTACCGCACCTGCCGAGCGTGCTGTCGGCCAGCAAGAGCTACTCCGAGCGCCTGTTCCGCTACGCGCGGCTCGACAAGCTCGACCGCGACGCGGCCGACATGGCGCTCCTCGTCCCCGCGCGGGAGGAGGGCGTGGAGTTCACCCAGGAGGCGCTCGACGCGCTCTACGAGGCCGCCGACGGCTACCCCTACTTCGTGCAGGCCTACGGCAAGGTCGCGTGGGACTACGCGCCGCGCACCCCGATCACCCTCGACGACGTCAAGGTGTCCGCGCCCGAGGCGGAGGAGGAGCTCGCGGTGGGCTTCTTCGGCAGCCGCTACGAGCGGGCCACGCCCGCTGAGCGCGACTACATGCACGCCATGGCCGCGATCGGCGACGAGCCGGTGGCGACCTCCGACGTGGCGGACTCTCTCGGCCGCAAGCCGTCGAGCCTGTCACCCGCTCGCGACAGCCTCATCAAGAAGGGGCTCATCTACTCCGCCGAGCGCGGTCTGATCGCGTTCACGGTGCCGCACTTCGGGAGGTTCCTTCGGGCTCAGCCCATCTGA
- a CDS encoding MauE/DoxX family redox-associated membrane protein, which yields MLESQLPILIVLLVLGTFAKLATVHSEGEPGALTRLGPAVLVPGPLRTPAMISCAVGELVLATGLLLTTHPLFRWGTVVFFALSTYVLLELRRRRPDAGCGCFGEVSSAPVGLRSIGRTVVLTGMALMSVWAPAPGLSWWTLAGVVVLAALSPELEEAVDRLRYRAPCEQRPAAESVGLARLKASATWRSYVDQLAAAEPYDSWREMCWRFFVFENRDKDDVVFAVYLTGRHPAVRVAVVGRDDSGSMPEYTAVSA from the coding sequence ATGCTCGAATCGCAGCTGCCGATCTTAATCGTGCTGCTGGTCCTGGGAACCTTCGCGAAGCTCGCCACCGTGCACTCGGAAGGGGAGCCTGGCGCCTTGACCAGGCTCGGCCCCGCCGTGCTCGTGCCCGGTCCGCTTCGCACACCCGCGATGATCAGCTGCGCCGTCGGCGAGCTGGTGCTCGCCACGGGGCTGCTGCTCACCACGCATCCGCTGTTCAGGTGGGGAACGGTCGTCTTCTTCGCACTCTCGACCTACGTGCTGCTGGAACTGCGCAGGCGACGGCCTGACGCCGGCTGCGGCTGCTTCGGCGAGGTCAGCTCGGCGCCCGTCGGACTGCGTTCGATCGGGCGTACGGTCGTGCTGACCGGCATGGCCCTGATGTCGGTATGGGCTCCCGCGCCCGGTCTGTCGTGGTGGACGCTGGCGGGCGTGGTGGTGCTCGCGGCGCTCTCGCCCGAGCTGGAGGAGGCCGTCGACCGGCTGCGCTACCGCGCTCCCTGCGAGCAGCGGCCCGCGGCCGAGAGCGTGGGCCTGGCCAGGCTCAAGGCGAGCGCGACCTGGCGCTCCTATGTGGACCAGCTGGCGGCGGCCGAGCCGTACGACAGCTGGCGGGAGATGTGCTGGCGCTTCTTCGTCTTCGAGAACCGGGACAAGGACGACGTGGTCTTCGCGGTCTACCTGACAGGACGGCATCCGGCGGTGCGCGTGGCGGTGGTCGGCAGGGATGACAGCGGGTCCATGCCGGAATATACGGCTGTATCGGCCTGA
- a CDS encoding SigE family RNA polymerase sigma factor — protein sequence MQTARTDEEFREYVRSRGPALLRAAHQLTGHPCDAEDLLQTALAKTYLAWDRIKDRSALDGYVRRTMVNINISQWRQRKLEEFPADELPDIPVTLEAPGEWEESLERALNGLPARMRAAIVLRYYEDMSEPEIARTLGISVGTVKSTVSRAMAKLRGELSVPAQPHPR from the coding sequence ATGCAGACTGCCAGGACTGACGAGGAGTTCCGCGAGTACGTGAGGTCCCGCGGACCTGCACTCCTGCGCGCGGCACACCAGCTCACCGGGCATCCGTGCGACGCCGAGGACCTGCTGCAGACCGCCCTCGCCAAGACCTACCTGGCCTGGGACCGCATCAAGGATCGTTCGGCCCTGGACGGCTACGTCAGGCGGACGATGGTCAACATCAACATCTCGCAGTGGCGCCAGCGGAAGCTGGAGGAGTTCCCCGCCGACGAGCTGCCGGACATCCCGGTGACCCTCGAGGCGCCCGGCGAATGGGAGGAATCCCTCGAACGGGCGTTGAACGGCCTGCCCGCCCGCATGCGCGCCGCGATCGTGTTGCGCTACTACGAGGACATGTCCGAACCCGAGATCGCCAGGACGCTCGGCATCAGCGTCGGCACCGTCAAGAGCACGGTCTCGCGCGCGATGGCCAAGCTCAGGGGCGAACTGTCTGTCCCGGCTCAACCGCACCCGCGGTAG
- a CDS encoding MarR family transcriptional regulator: protein MNVIPFDDPRLTAFGLLAEVHAGLTARMMPALTTAGLSEVDFGTLIRLARSPQHSLRMGDLAAQTGLSTSGVTRVVDRLEREGLVTRQACATDRRASYAALTDKGLEKVQEVLPQHLNDIEESFTGLLTPKQLESFLSTLRIIRDVVHPCATAGAVEPGQTVRP from the coding sequence GTGAACGTGATCCCCTTTGACGACCCGCGGCTGACGGCCTTCGGCCTGCTCGCGGAGGTCCACGCCGGGTTGACGGCGAGGATGATGCCGGCTCTCACCACGGCCGGCCTGTCCGAAGTCGACTTCGGAACGCTGATCAGGCTGGCCCGCTCGCCGCAGCACAGCCTGCGGATGGGCGACCTCGCGGCGCAAACCGGCCTGTCCACGAGCGGCGTGACGCGGGTGGTCGACCGGTTGGAGCGCGAGGGGCTCGTGACGCGCCAGGCCTGTGCAACCGATCGCCGGGCCTCCTATGCGGCCCTGACCGACAAGGGCCTGGAAAAGGTGCAGGAGGTGCTGCCCCAGCACCTCAACGACATCGAGGAGTCCTTCACCGGGCTGCTCACCCCCAAGCAGCTCGAGTCGTTCCTGTCCACCCTGCGGATCATTAGAGACGTCGTGCACCCCTGCGCTACCGCGGGTGCGGTTGAGCCGGGACAGACAGTTCGCCCCTGA
- a CDS encoding YceI family protein: MSTRTWEGLTIPAAGTYAIDVNHTVVGFVAKHMMVSKVRGRFEKFTGSVTIAENPLESSAELTIDASSISTNAGDRDNHLRSGDFLDTETHPEITFRSTRVVGHQGDEFTVAGDLTIRGATKEVELTVEYGGVGTNPWGQQVWGFSIITEFDREEFGLTWNAALETGGVLVGKKVKIEIEGEANPAA, translated from the coding sequence ATGAGCACTCGTACCTGGGAAGGCCTCACCATCCCCGCCGCCGGCACCTACGCCATCGACGTGAACCACACGGTCGTCGGCTTCGTCGCCAAGCACATGATGGTGAGCAAGGTCCGCGGCCGCTTCGAGAAGTTCACCGGCTCGGTCACGATCGCCGAGAACCCGCTCGAGTCGTCCGCCGAGCTGACGATCGACGCCTCCAGCATCAGCACCAACGCCGGCGACCGCGACAACCACCTGCGCAGCGGCGACTTCCTGGACACCGAGACGCACCCCGAGATCACCTTCAGGAGCACCCGCGTCGTCGGCCACCAGGGCGACGAGTTCACCGTCGCCGGTGACCTCACCATCCGTGGCGCCACCAAGGAGGTCGAGCTCACGGTCGAGTACGGCGGCGTTGGCACCAACCCGTGGGGCCAGCAGGTGTGGGGCTTCTCCATCATCACCGAGTTCGACCGCGAGGAGTTCGGACTGACCTGGAACGCCGCGCTGGAGACCGGTGGCGTGCTGGTGGGCAAGAAGGTCAAGATCGAGATCGAGGGCGAGGCCAACCCCGCCGCCTGA
- a CDS encoding maleylpyruvate isomerase N-terminal domain-containing protein yields MDSNIILRTANECGSYLRSVADQKWAETQIPGMDWTVAGVVAHIGDCLLWYATDLVAGDRELGTLEMGVRPESEPEDLIATVNTFATVLAHVVNGTSPEARGWHPYGRADATGFAAMACDEMLVHTADVGTGVNQPFLPSTEIAAATLRRLFPWAPTDTDPWLTLLWANGRADLPGQERQVGWRWHCAPLAEWDGSNPRSSLAAS; encoded by the coding sequence ATGGATTCGAATATCATTCTGCGCACGGCAAACGAATGCGGGAGTTACCTGCGTTCAGTGGCAGATCAGAAGTGGGCAGAGACTCAGATCCCAGGGATGGACTGGACCGTGGCGGGCGTCGTGGCCCACATCGGTGACTGCCTCCTCTGGTACGCCACGGACCTTGTCGCCGGCGACAGGGAACTCGGCACCCTGGAGATGGGCGTTCGCCCGGAATCCGAGCCGGAGGACCTGATCGCAACGGTGAACACCTTCGCCACAGTCCTCGCGCATGTTGTCAATGGAACATCGCCTGAGGCCCGGGGATGGCACCCGTACGGCAGAGCCGACGCTACCGGCTTTGCGGCCATGGCATGCGACGAGATGCTCGTGCATACCGCCGATGTGGGGACAGGCGTCAATCAACCCTTTCTTCCTTCCACGGAGATCGCGGCGGCCACACTGCGGCGCCTGTTTCCATGGGCGCCGACGGACACGGACCCCTGGCTGACGTTGCTGTGGGCCAACGGTCGTGCGGACCTGCCGGGCCAAGAGCGGCAGGTTGGGTGGAGATGGCACTGTGCTCCCTTGGCGGAGTGGGACGGAAGTAACCCCAGAAGCTCACTCGCTGCCTCTTGA
- a CDS encoding DoxX family protein — protein MSTAYIVVTILAAAMAGFSAGSIFFHAKWVVQPLADYSVPRALWPWLGAAKAAGAVGLLVGLAVPAVGVAAGIGLVLYFSGAVVTVARARWFSHIPFPLVYMAPVVGSLVLGFTA, from the coding sequence ATGTCCACCGCCTACATCGTCGTCACCATTCTGGCCGCAGCCATGGCGGGCTTCTCGGCCGGCTCGATCTTCTTCCACGCCAAGTGGGTCGTGCAGCCCCTGGCCGACTACAGCGTCCCCCGCGCGCTATGGCCCTGGCTCGGTGCCGCCAAGGCAGCGGGTGCCGTCGGCCTGCTGGTCGGCCTGGCCGTGCCGGCCGTCGGTGTCGCGGCGGGGATCGGCCTGGTGCTGTACTTCAGCGGGGCCGTCGTCACCGTGGCCAGGGCGCGCTGGTTCTCGCACATCCCGTTCCCGCTGGTGTACATGGCGCCGGTGGTCGGCTCGCTGGTGCTGGGGTTCACCGCCTGA